Proteins found in one Erythrobacter sp. KY5 genomic segment:
- a CDS encoding lasso RiPP family leader peptide-containing protein — MTKVTEKVKYEAPKLTVFGSVRNLTGGSGTSFRDGAVTNTRF, encoded by the coding sequence ATGACCAAAGTGACTGAAAAAGTGAAGTATGAGGCTCCGAAGCTGACTGTTTTCGGCTCGGTACGTAACCTCACCGGCGGCAGCGGTACGAGCTTCCGCGACGGTGCGGTAACCAACACCCGCTTCTAA